The Chanodichthys erythropterus isolate Z2021 chromosome 12, ASM2448905v1, whole genome shotgun sequence genome contains a region encoding:
- the LOC137032930 gene encoding sodium/potassium-transporting ATPase subunit alpha-1-like isoform X3, producing the protein MGLGTGNDDYKLTATSEDDIKKAKKVKRKKRDVNELKKEVELDDHKLTLDELSRKYGTDLNKGLSSSRAREILQRDGPNALTPPPTTPEWVKFCTQLFGGFQTLLWFGAFLCFTAYGIQAASSEEPANDNLYLGLVLAFVVIVNGWFSYYQESKSSKIMESFRNLVPQQALVVRDGEKKIISADEVVVGDLVEVKGGDRIPADLRIISSQGCKVDNSSLTGESEPQGRTPDFSHENPLETRNIAFFSTNCVEGTAKGIVINTGDHTVMGRIASLASSLDGGKTPIAREIEHFIHIISGVAVFLGMSFLILSLMLGYGWLEAVVFLIGIIVANVPEGLPATVTVCLTLTAKRMAKKNCLVKNLEAVETLGSTTTICSDKTGTLTQNRMTVAHMWFDNQIHEADTTENQSGASFDRSSATWSALARVAGLCNRAVFRAEQSHLPILKRETAGDASESALLKCIELCCGSVTEMREKYTKIAEIPFNSTNKYQLSIHKNPNPSESKHLMVMKGAPERILDRCSSILIQGKEQPLDDEMKDSFQNAYVELGGLGERVLGFCHFSLPDDQFPEGFAFDSEDVNFPTENLCFVGLMSMIDPPRAAVPDAVAKCRSAGIKVIMVTGDHPITAKAIAKGVGIISEGNETVEDIAARLNIPVGEVNPRDAKACVVHGGELKNMSESDLDDILKYHTEIVFARTSPQQKLIIVEGCQRQGAIVAVTGDGVNDSPALKKADIGVAMGIAGSDVSKQAADMILLDDNFASIVTGVEEGRLIFDNLKKSIAYTLTSKIPEMSPFLLFVLVGIPLPLGTVTILCIDLGTDLIPAISLAYENAENDIMKRQPRNAQTDRLVNVRLISMAYGQIGMIQAAAGFFTYIVVMGENGFWPSYLPGLRVGWEDRSITDLEDSYGQQWTYEARKIIESTCHTAFFISIVVVQWGDLIIVKTRRNSIVQQGMKNKVLIFAFFEEGAMAAFLSYCPGMDVAVRMYPLRPLWWFTAFPYSLLIFIYDEIRKYILRRNPGGTDVCRLHYPQ; encoded by the exons ATGGGGCTTGGC ACGGGGAACGATGACTACAAATTGACAGCAACTTCTGAGGATGACATCAAAAAGGCCAAAAAAGTCAAAAGAAAGAAGAGGGATGTGAACGAACTGAAGAAAGAAGTGGAACTG GATGACCACAAGCTGACATTGGATGAACTTTCACGCAAATACGGCACTGACTTGAACAAG GGATTGTCATCTTCTCGTGCAAGGGAGATCTTACAGCGTGATGGACCGAATGCCCTGACCCCACCTCCTACGACTCCAGAATGGGTCAAGTTCTGCACACAGCTCTTTGGTGGCTTCCAAACACTGCTGTGGTTTGGTGCATTTCTTTGTTTCACGGCATATGGAATCCAGGCTGCATCTTCTGAAGAACCGGCAAATGACAAT CTGTACCTGGGACTTGTACTTGCCTTTGTTGTTATAGTCAATGGATGGTTCTCGTACTATCAAGAATCCAAGAGCTCTAAGATCATGGAATCATTTAGGAATCTTGTTCCACAG CAAGCCCTGGTTGTGCGTGATGGAGAGAAAAAGATCATCAGTGCTGATGAGGTCGTTGTAGGCGATCTTGTGGAGGTCAAAGGTGGAGACCGAATCCCAGCTGATCTACGCATCATCTCTTCACAAGGATGCAAG GTGGATAACTCTTCCCTCACTGGAGAATCTGAACCCCAGGGTCGCACTCCTGACTTCTCTCATGAAAACCCTCTGGAGACAAGAAACATTGCGTTTTTCTCTACTAACTGTGTCGAAG GTACTGCCAAAGGGATTGTCATCAACACCGGTGACCATACCGTCATGGGTCGTATAGCATCACTTGCCTCCAGCCTGGACGGTGGAAAAACACCAATTGCTAGAGAGATTGAGCATTTCATCCACATCATCTCTGGTGTAGCTGTCTTCCTGGGCATGTCCTTCCTAATCCTCTCCCTGATGCTTGGATATGGGTGGTTGGAAGCAGTTGTTTTCCTGATTGGAATCATTGTTGCTAATGTACCTGAAGGTCTTCCTGCCACTGTAACT GTGTGTCTAACTCTGACCGCCAAGCGTATGGCAAAGAAGAACTGCCTGGTGAAGAATCTGGAAGCCGTGGAGACTCTTGGCTCGACCACCACCATCTGCTctgacaagactggaactttgACCCAGAACCGAATGACCGTCGCTCACATGTGGTTTGACAACCAGATTCATGAAGCAGACACCACAGAGAACCAGAGTGGAGCCTCATTTGACAGGAGCTCTGCTACTTGGTCTGCTCTTGCACGTGTCGCTGGCTTGTGCAACCGTGCCGTCTTCCGTGCTGAACAGAGCCATCTCCCAATCCTTAAG CGAGAAACAGCTGGTGATGCCTCAGAGTCTGCCCTGCTGAAGTGTATTGAGCTGTGCTGTGGTTCAGTCACTGAAATGAGAGAGAAGTACACAAAGATTGCTGAAATCCCTTTCAACTCCACCAACAAATATCAG CTCTCAATCCATAAGAATCCCAATCCCTCAGAGTCTAAGCACCTGATGGTGATGAAGGGAGCGCCTGAGAGGATCTTGGATCGATGCTCCTCCATTTTGATTCAAGGAAAAGAGCAGCCTTTGGATGATGAAATGAAAGATTCCTTCCAAAACGCTTATGTAGAACTCGGAGGTCTTGGAGAAAGAGTGCTGG GTTTCTGCCACTTTTCCCTCCCTGATGACCAGTTTCCTGAAGGTTTTGCATTTGATTCTGAAGACGTGAACTTCCCAACTGAGAACCTGTGTTTTGTTGGCCTCATGTCCATGATTGATCCTCCTCGTGCTGCTGTACCAGATGCTGTGGCCAAATGTCGGAGTGCTGGAATCAAG GTTATCATGGTTACTGGTGACCATCCAATTACAGCTAAAGCTATTGCAAAGGGTGTTGGTATCATCTCTGAAGGCAATGAGACTGTGGAAGACATTGCTGCTCGTTTGAATATCCCAGTTGGAGAAGTTAATCCAAG AGATGCTAAGGCCTGTGTGGTCCATGGAGGAGAACTGAAGAATATGAGTGAGAGTGACCTGGATGATATCCTGAAATATCACACAGAAATTGTGTTCGCCAGAACTTCTCCACAACAAAAGCTGATCATTGTGGAAGGTTGTCAGCGACAG GGTGCCATTGTAGCCGTAACCGGTGATGGTGTCAATGATTCTCCTGCTCTGAAGAAGGCTGACATTGGTGTAGCTATGGGTATTGCTGGATCTGATGTATCCAAACAAGCTGCTGACATGATTCTTCTGGACGACAACTTTGCCTCAATTGTCACTGGAGTAGAAGAAG GACGTCTGATCTTTGACAACTTGAAGAAGTCCATTGCCTACACGTTGACTAGTAAGATCCCTGAGATGTCACCCTTCCTCTTGTTTGTCCTTGTCGGTATTCCTCTACCTTTGGGCACCGTCACCATTCTCTGCATTGACCTGGGCACTGACCTG ATTCCAGCAATCTCATTGGCATATGAAAATGCAGAAAACGACATCATGAAGAGACAACCCAGAAATGCTCAAACAGATAGGCTGGTGAACGTGAGGCTAATCAGTATGGCATATGGTCAAATTG GTATGATCCAAGCAGCTGCAGGGTTCTTTACCTACATTGTGGTTATGGGTGAGAATGGATTCTGGCCCAGTTATCTGCCAGGACTTCGAGTTGGCTGGGAAGACAGATCTATCACTGACCTGGAGGATAGCTATGGACAACAATGG ACCTACGAGGCCAGAAAGATTATAGAGTCCACATGCCACACAGCATTCTTCATTAGTATTGTGGTTGTACAGTGGGGTGACTTGATCATTGTAAAGACCAGAAGAAATTCCATTGTACAGCAAGGAATGAA AAACAAAGTCCTCATCTTTGCTTTTTTTGAGGAAGGTGCCATGGCAGCTTTCTTGTCCTACTGCCCAGGCATGGACGTTGCTGTCAGAATGTATCCTTTAAG ACCATTGTGGTGGTTCACTGCCTTCCCATATTCACTGCTCATCTTCATCTATGATGAAATTAGAAAATACATCCTACGGCGGAATCCAGGAGGtacagatgtttgcagacttcATTATCCTCAATAA